In Sphingopyxis sp. CCNWLW2, a single window of DNA contains:
- a CDS encoding LysR substrate-binding domain-containing protein, with the protein MQDLNDLYLFVQAVEHGGFAAAARALGLQKSKVSRRIGLLEDRLGVRLIQRSTRRFSVTEIGQEYYRRCVAMLVEAEGAQTVIDQSRAEPCGVVRLSCPTGLLAFQFGELLGRFMALYPAVELHVESTNRRVDVIGEGFDLAIRVRPPPLTESELVMRRFDERTIRIVASPDLLKQRAITLPADLTGLPSLDFGPAGGEHRWRLTHADGSVAEVRHAPRLVTDDMAVLRDAALAGAGAARLPTLVVWDDLRAGRLTTVLPDWRPSNEIVHAVFPSRRGLLPSVRALLDFLADECAAQRRRVPESGHD; encoded by the coding sequence ATGCAGGACCTCAACGACCTCTATCTCTTTGTGCAGGCCGTCGAACATGGGGGGTTCGCCGCGGCGGCGCGCGCGCTGGGTTTGCAGAAATCGAAGGTGAGCCGCCGCATCGGCTTGCTCGAAGATCGACTGGGCGTGCGCCTGATCCAGCGCTCGACGCGGCGCTTTTCGGTGACCGAGATCGGTCAGGAATATTACCGCCGCTGCGTCGCGATGCTCGTCGAGGCCGAAGGCGCCCAAACCGTCATCGATCAGTCGCGCGCCGAGCCATGCGGCGTCGTGCGGCTCAGCTGCCCGACCGGCCTTCTCGCCTTCCAGTTCGGCGAATTGTTAGGGCGTTTCATGGCGCTCTATCCCGCGGTCGAGCTCCACGTCGAAAGCACCAACCGCCGCGTCGACGTCATCGGCGAAGGGTTCGACCTCGCGATCCGCGTCCGCCCCCCGCCGCTGACCGAGAGCGAACTTGTGATGCGCCGTTTCGACGAGCGCACGATCCGGATCGTCGCCAGCCCGGATTTGCTCAAGCAACGGGCGATCACCCTGCCCGCCGACCTCACCGGCCTGCCCAGCCTCGATTTCGGGCCGGCGGGCGGCGAGCATCGCTGGCGCCTGACCCATGCCGACGGCAGCGTCGCCGAGGTGCGCCATGCGCCGCGGCTGGTCACCGACGATATGGCAGTGCTGCGCGACGCCGCGCTTGCCGGGGCCGGGGCTGCGCGCCTGCCAACGCTTGTCGTTTGGGACGATTTGCGAGCTGGCCGACTGACTACGGTGCTGCCCGACTGGAGACCGTCGAACGAAATCGTCCATGCGGTATTTCCATCCCGGCGCGGGCTCCTCCCTTCGGTGCGGGCGCTTCTGGATTTTCTCGCGGACGAATGCGCTGCACAGCGGCGGCGGGTGCCGGAATCGGGCCACGACTGA
- a CDS encoding amidohydrolase family protein codes for MAVLSRFSLVGAAALLFAGAPVQAQQGGHSEPAPVADHHMHIQSPLITDRIREMKAKDPSSFEGMPEDLSTERSGADAVRELDRAGIKQGVLLSAAYMFGFPALPLAPEDMARRMRAENRYNVDAALASNGRLVAFVGINPFLANASDELDYWSRQPGASGVKLHLGNSGLDLGNAEQVDQLAKFFAAASKARLPLVVHLRGAAPYTAANLATFIDKILSQAGDLPVQIAHGGGYGGIDQPTLDALAVYGDAIARKAPGTANLVLDLSAVAQFDLATQPGLKDPKEKRTMAELRVAYVALMRRVGIDRFVLASDWPAMQHPTEYFTAEQAQLPVTAAEWAQLCNNRAPYLRPEWVQKKQP; via the coding sequence ATGGCTGTTCTATCAAGATTTTCGTTGGTCGGCGCGGCTGCGCTTCTTTTCGCAGGCGCACCGGTGCAGGCGCAGCAGGGCGGGCATAGCGAGCCCGCGCCCGTGGCGGATCATCATATGCATATCCAGAGTCCGCTGATCACCGATCGCATTCGCGAAATGAAGGCGAAGGATCCCTCATCCTTTGAAGGGATGCCCGAGGATCTCTCTACCGAACGCAGCGGCGCCGACGCGGTGCGCGAACTCGATCGTGCCGGGATCAAACAGGGTGTGCTGCTGTCGGCCGCCTATATGTTCGGTTTTCCCGCCCTTCCGCTCGCGCCCGAAGACATGGCGCGGCGGATGCGTGCGGAGAACCGCTATAATGTCGACGCCGCGCTCGCCTCGAACGGCCGCCTTGTCGCCTTTGTCGGCATCAACCCCTTCCTCGCCAATGCGTCCGACGAGTTGGACTATTGGTCGCGCCAGCCCGGTGCGTCGGGCGTCAAGCTGCACCTCGGCAACAGCGGCCTCGATCTGGGCAACGCCGAACAGGTCGACCAACTGGCCAAATTCTTCGCCGCCGCGAGCAAGGCGCGCCTGCCGCTCGTCGTGCATCTTCGCGGCGCGGCGCCCTATACCGCCGCTAATCTCGCGACCTTCATCGACAAGATCTTGTCGCAGGCGGGCGACCTGCCCGTGCAGATCGCGCACGGCGGCGGCTATGGCGGGATCGACCAGCCGACGCTCGACGCGCTGGCGGTCTATGGCGATGCCATCGCGCGCAAGGCGCCGGGCACCGCCAACCTCGTCCTCGACCTGTCCGCCGTCGCCCAGTTCGATCTCGCGACGCAGCCGGGGCTGAAGGATCCCAAGGAGAAGCGCACCATGGCCGAACTGCGCGTCGCCTATGTCGCGCTGATGCGCCGGGTCGGCATCGACCGCTTCGTACTCGCCAGCGACTGGCCCGCGATGCAGCACCCCACCGAATATTTCACCGCCGAGCAGGCGCAGCTTCCTGTCACTGCCGCCGAATGGGCCCAGCTTTGTAACAACCGCGCGCCCTATCTGCGGCCGGAATGGGTACAGAAAAAGCAGCCTTGA
- a CDS encoding glutathione S-transferase — MRDIPILYSFRRCPYAMRARMALLVSGTIYAHREVELRDKPATMLAASPKGTVPVLVLADGAVIDESIDIMHWALSQHDPEDWLPRADAALVAKFDGAFKHHLDRYKYAGRYDVDPLTHRAAGLAMLAELDERLNGQDYLGGATRGFNDMALFPFVRQFAGVDAEWFAARAPQGVRHWLAVLVTSDLFERAMIRIAPWAEGQG, encoded by the coding sequence ATGCGCGACATCCCGATCCTCTATAGCTTTCGCCGCTGTCCTTACGCGATGCGCGCGCGGATGGCGTTGCTGGTGAGCGGGACGATCTACGCACATCGTGAGGTGGAGCTGCGCGACAAGCCCGCCACCATGCTGGCCGCATCGCCCAAGGGAACCGTGCCGGTGCTCGTGCTGGCGGACGGGGCGGTGATCGATGAAAGCATCGATATCATGCACTGGGCCCTGTCGCAGCACGACCCAGAGGACTGGCTGCCGCGCGCCGATGCGGCGTTGGTCGCGAAGTTCGACGGCGCGTTCAAACATCATCTCGACCGTTACAAATATGCCGGGCGTTACGATGTCGATCCGCTGACGCATCGCGCGGCGGGTTTGGCGATGCTGGCGGAGCTCGACGAGCGGCTGAACGGACAAGATTATCTTGGCGGCGCGACGCGCGGGTTCAACGACATGGCGCTGTTTCCATTTGTTCGCCAGTTTGCCGGGGTCGATGCGGAGTGGTTCGCAGCACGCGCGCCGCAGGGGGTACGCCACTGGCTGGCAGTTCTGGTGACGTCGGACTTGTTCGAGCGGGCGATGATCAGAATCGCGCCATGGGCCGAAGGGCAGGGCTGA
- a CDS encoding hydrolase produces the protein MTSEAIRDPKADHLLTPQNSAFIIIDYQPVQVNSIASMDRQLLLNNIAGCARAAVAYDLPIVHSTVNVETGLNKPPVPQVRKILGDYPTYDRTTINSWEDVEFRKAVEATGRKKLIMTALWTEACLTFPALDALAEGYEVYVPVDAVGGTSLAAHEAALRRIEQAGGKMISVPQLFCELQRDWKRSETVPAFMNLFIETGGTAGIQFSYDKAD, from the coding sequence ATGACAAGCGAAGCGATCCGCGATCCGAAGGCGGACCATCTGCTGACCCCGCAGAATTCCGCCTTCATCATCATCGACTATCAACCGGTGCAGGTGAATTCGATCGCCTCGATGGACCGGCAGTTGCTGCTCAACAACATCGCCGGCTGCGCCCGGGCGGCGGTCGCGTACGACCTGCCGATCGTTCATTCGACGGTGAATGTCGAAACCGGCCTCAACAAGCCGCCGGTGCCGCAGGTCCGCAAGATACTCGGCGACTATCCGACCTATGACCGCACGACAATCAACAGCTGGGAAGATGTCGAATTCCGCAAAGCGGTCGAGGCCACCGGGCGCAAGAAGCTGATCATGACCGCGCTCTGGACCGAGGCGTGCCTGACCTTTCCCGCGCTCGATGCGCTCGCCGAGGGGTATGAGGTCTATGTCCCGGTCGATGCGGTGGGCGGCACCTCGCTCGCCGCGCACGAGGCCGCGCTGCGGCGGATCGAGCAGGCGGGCGGCAAGATGATCTCGGTCCCGCAGCTGTTCTGCGAATTGCAGCGCGACTGGAAACGCAGCGAGACCGTCCCCGCCTTTATGAACCTGTTCATCGAGACGGGCGGCACCGCCGGAATCCAGTTTTCCTACGACAAGGCCGACTGA
- a CDS encoding TonB-dependent receptor, giving the protein MRQEGRARGRVKLAGLLTIASVAWLAPQSVQAQTQAPVELNIASQDLASAIRQVGRRTRAEIIFSPSIVGSRRAPALIGSFTTEQALARLLEGTGLAARRTAQGGYVIERRQISDASASVHAAEFADDSEIIVTATKRAEPVRKISGSVSAQTGEQLEKLGAQGLADYLTRTPGVVFNAGRPGASSIAIRGVATTTARDQGQATTGIFINDVPLTDPSISIGTPDIDTFDVDNVAVLRGPQGTLFGSASLGGAVNYQASRPDLARWGGRAQAGLHAIEEGGIGIAGKIMLNAPVIEDVLGIRGVFVYREDAGFIDNIGIGKRDSNRTATTGGRFLASWKPGPDTTIAYMYLEQRQKTDDAGFQQPTRAGELRKTTVIPELSDFSTLIHNLRFDQDMGFATLTATATYHRKTSDTREDYSAALSPFLFGLAPITSVASSKNDGQTFELRLASAPGGAFDYVVGAMHDETDTHLNQRIYAAGLQGVVDGLLGPGKGAELTPGDRLLDGAIIGRARESALFGEATYHLNDRLKVTLGGRLFEQELRLHSVLTDLFSFLGTGSLVEEVRGTQKSRGFNPKGSITWTPHPGLMVYALASKGFRFGGPNIIPALPGSNVPRQFDSDSLWNYELGMRADLFDRKLLLDVTGFYVDWSDIQLRLTTATGLNYADNAGKARSYGLEASATLRPADGLNLTSNLTYLNAKLSEPFDPNPSAPGPVVPAKTTLPGASKWQVSNVVSYERDAGAMDWSVVFSHRYISRAPGALVASSAIAGAEQGGYNLFDIRTGVRNDRIGITLFLDNISDSRGVTSGFANPLQQFIVRPRTLGVTVDYRI; this is encoded by the coding sequence ATGCGTCAAGAAGGTCGGGCACGCGGTCGCGTCAAGCTCGCAGGGTTGCTGACGATTGCGTCGGTCGCATGGCTCGCGCCGCAGTCTGTGCAGGCGCAGACGCAGGCGCCCGTGGAGCTCAACATCGCCAGCCAGGATCTGGCGTCGGCGATCCGGCAGGTGGGACGCCGCACCCGCGCCGAGATCATCTTCAGCCCGTCGATTGTCGGGTCGCGCCGCGCACCCGCGCTGATCGGATCGTTCACCACCGAACAGGCGCTGGCCCGATTGCTCGAGGGCACCGGACTGGCCGCGCGCCGAACCGCGCAGGGCGGCTATGTTATCGAACGCCGGCAAATTTCGGATGCGTCGGCTTCGGTCCATGCCGCGGAGTTCGCCGATGATTCGGAGATCATCGTCACGGCGACGAAGCGCGCCGAACCCGTGCGCAAGATATCGGGTTCGGTTTCGGCGCAAACGGGGGAGCAGCTCGAAAAACTGGGCGCGCAGGGGCTGGCCGACTATCTGACGCGAACGCCGGGCGTGGTCTTCAACGCGGGGCGTCCGGGCGCTAGCTCGATCGCGATCCGCGGCGTTGCGACCACCACCGCGCGCGATCAGGGGCAAGCGACGACGGGGATTTTCATCAACGACGTGCCGCTGACCGATCCCTCCATTTCGATCGGCACCCCCGATATCGATACCTTCGACGTCGATAATGTCGCGGTGCTGCGCGGGCCGCAGGGCACATTGTTCGGGTCGGCCTCGCTCGGGGGCGCGGTCAATTATCAGGCGAGCCGTCCGGATCTGGCGCGCTGGGGCGGCCGCGCGCAGGCGGGTTTGCACGCCATCGAGGAGGGCGGCATCGGGATCGCGGGCAAGATCATGCTCAACGCACCGGTGATCGAGGATGTCCTCGGTATTCGCGGCGTCTTCGTTTATCGCGAGGATGCGGGCTTCATCGACAATATCGGGATCGGCAAGCGCGATTCCAATCGGACCGCCACCACGGGCGGGCGCTTTCTGGCGAGCTGGAAACCCGGACCCGATACGACGATCGCCTATATGTATCTCGAACAGCGTCAGAAGACCGATGATGCCGGCTTTCAGCAGCCGACCCGCGCGGGCGAGCTCCGGAAAACGACGGTTATTCCAGAACTGAGCGACTTCAGCACCCTGATCCATAATCTCCGGTTCGATCAGGATATGGGGTTTGCCACGCTGACCGCGACCGCGACCTATCACCGGAAAACGAGCGATACGCGCGAAGATTATAGCGCCGCTCTTTCCCCCTTTCTGTTCGGCCTGGCACCGATCACCTCTGTCGCCTCATCGAAAAACGACGGCCAGACCTTTGAGCTCAGGCTGGCGTCCGCCCCCGGCGGCGCGTTCGATTATGTGGTCGGCGCGATGCACGACGAAACCGATACGCACCTCAATCAGCGGATCTATGCCGCAGGGCTGCAGGGGGTGGTCGATGGGCTGCTTGGTCCCGGCAAGGGGGCGGAGCTTACGCCCGGCGACCGGCTCCTCGATGGAGCGATTATCGGTCGTGCCCGCGAAAGCGCGCTCTTCGGTGAGGCGACCTATCATCTGAACGATCGGTTGAAAGTAACGCTGGGCGGCCGCCTGTTCGAACAGGAACTCCGATTGCATTCGGTGCTGACCGATCTTTTCTCGTTCCTGGGCACAGGCAGTCTGGTGGAGGAGGTGAGGGGAACGCAGAAGTCCCGCGGCTTCAACCCAAAGGGGTCGATTACCTGGACCCCGCATCCGGGATTGATGGTCTATGCGCTGGCATCGAAGGGGTTTCGCTTCGGCGGCCCCAATATCATCCCTGCGCTGCCAGGATCGAACGTCCCGCGGCAATTTGATAGCGATTCGCTGTGGAATTATGAACTCGGCATGCGCGCCGACCTGTTCGACAGGAAGCTCCTGCTCGACGTGACGGGTTTCTATGTCGACTGGAGCGACATTCAGCTGCGACTCACGACGGCGACCGGGCTCAACTATGCCGACAATGCGGGGAAGGCGCGGAGCTATGGTCTCGAAGCCAGCGCGACGCTGCGTCCCGCCGATGGCCTCAACCTGACGAGCAACCTGACGTATCTCAACGCGAAGCTGTCCGAGCCGTTCGATCCCAACCCGTCCGCGCCGGGACCGGTGGTGCCCGCGAAAACCACGCTGCCGGGCGCGTCGAAATGGCAGGTGTCGAATGTCGTTTCCTATGAGCGCGACGCCGGCGCCATGGACTGGTCGGTCGTTTTCTCGCATCGCTATATTTCGCGCGCGCCCGGTGCGCTCGTCGCCAGTTCCGCGATCGCGGGTGCGGAGCAGGGCGGTTACAACCTGTTCGATATACGCACCGGTGTCCGCAACGACCGGATCGGGATCACGCTGTTTCTCGACAATATCAGCGATTCCCGCGGGGTGACGAGCGGTTTCGCCAATCCGCTGCAGCAATTTATCGTTCGTCCTCGCACGCTCGGGGTCACCGTCGACTACCGGATCTGA
- a CDS encoding pirin family protein, producing MKTILGTYSNPNQHWVGDGFPVRSLFSYNSLGDRVSPFLLLDYAGPYNFAPTTDRRGVGQHPHRGFETVTIVYDGEVEHKDSTGNGGIIGPGDVQWMTAAGGILHEEYHSPAFGKTGGPFRMVQLWVNLPAKDKMAPGGYQGITAADIPTVELPGGAGLGRVIAGEMLGAKGPARTFTPINVWDVRLNRDADVTLDLPEGHTAMLVILAGHVTVGGSEEAGEAEMVLLSREGGSIPIHANGDATILVLTGEPIDEPIVGYGPFVMNSEAEIRQAIDDFNNGRLAPVAA from the coding sequence ATGAAGACGATCCTTGGCACCTACAGCAATCCCAACCAGCATTGGGTCGGCGACGGCTTTCCGGTCCGCTCGCTCTTTTCGTACAACAGCCTCGGCGACCGGGTCAGTCCCTTCCTGCTGCTCGACTATGCCGGGCCCTATAATTTCGCGCCGACGACCGATCGACGCGGCGTAGGGCAGCATCCGCACCGCGGGTTCGAAACGGTGACGATCGTCTATGACGGCGAGGTCGAGCACAAGGATTCGACCGGCAACGGCGGTATCATCGGCCCCGGCGACGTCCAGTGGATGACGGCGGCGGGCGGGATTCTGCACGAGGAATATCATTCGCCGGCGTTCGGCAAGACGGGCGGCCCGTTCCGGATGGTCCAGCTGTGGGTCAACCTGCCCGCGAAGGACAAGATGGCGCCCGGCGGCTATCAGGGTATCACGGCGGCGGACATTCCGACCGTCGAGCTGCCCGGTGGCGCGGGTCTCGGCCGGGTGATCGCGGGCGAGATGCTGGGTGCGAAGGGCCCGGCGCGGACCTTCACCCCGATCAACGTCTGGGACGTCCGGCTGAACCGCGATGCCGATGTGACGCTCGACCTGCCTGAAGGCCACACCGCGATGCTGGTGATATTGGCCGGCCATGTCACCGTCGGCGGCAGCGAGGAAGCGGGCGAGGCCGAGATGGTATTGCTGAGCCGGGAAGGGGGATCGATTCCGATCCACGCCAACGGCGACGCGACGATCCTTGTCCTGACCGGCGAGCCGATCGACGAACCGATCGTCGGCTACGGGCCTTTCGTGATGAACAGCGAAGCTGAAATCCGGCAGGCTATCGACGATTTCAACAACGGCAGGCTCGCGCCCGTCGCAGCCTGA